TATTGGTCTACGGTGAAGGATTTGTGGTCCAACCAGTTCAGCCTCGGCGTGCGATGGCAGCCCTGACGGTCAGGTCGCTCTGCGTACTGAGTACTGatacaagaaaaggaaaacaaactcaAGCTGCAAATGAtcacgttttgttttgttgtgtgatttAATCAAGTTGGacttcatttttatatttcatgtttattctgtttttttcttattattcttTCAGGGAGCAAAGATTATCCAGTCTTTCATGTGGTATCTGAACCCTCGGCAGGTGTTCGACCTGACAAAGGGAGGACCCAGAGAGGGGTAAGACCAGCATTTCAGACCAGCTGTGGGCGGGACGAGGACGACTGGCTGAGCCCAGTAAGGGAATTACAGAAATCAGACAAAGGCTAAATGACGGAACCAGAGGACAGGTTTTCATGGGCCAGAGGTCTGAAACTGAAAGGCCTTTAGCTGGTGGTCTAATTTAAAGGCAGAGTCAAAGATCAGGGGGGCAGTGAGTGCAGGATCCCTGGGCAGTTGACCtgatctgttgttttcatttgtttcatccaGATTCTTGTGTCTTCAGGCCTCTCCGGTCTCCCCAGTCCACCCACTTATGTGCAGGGTCTGGAGTTCTGGGTTGGGTCTGACTCTGTTCatgctctgctttgtgtttgctgcaggtTAGAGCTGTACGCCAAAGTGCCCAACCTGAGGATCCTGGCGTGTGGGGGAGACGGGACGGTGAGTGCAGTATGAACTCACACAGGGACAGTTTCCTGTCACGATGGACACGACGGAGACACAGATGACCAGTTTCCACGCAAAGCGTTCTGCATGttaacggtgtgtgtgtgctcaggtgGGCTGGATCCTGTCAGTCCTGGACCAGCTGAAACTCCGTCCTCAGCCCGCCGTGGCCATCCTGCCTCTGGGGACCGGCAACGACCTGGCCAGGACCCTGAACTGGGGAGGGGTGAGTTTAACTGGTTTAACTGGAGCTCCACAGGGTGGAGATCTGCCACTTAAGCCACATGTGTCAAACTCACATCCGGCCCGGCGTATAATTATATCCGGCCCgcgagctcatttcatatagatctattattattgttactaagggcccgccaatatgaagcgctgataacacacaaactacagatcccataatgcagcgcaactgccgccttgccttactattggctacctgggaacattcccgCGTCAATCGAGTCGAGCTCTGTTGCCGTATACAGCCGAGGCTGTTGACTTGTTGTCCTAGCTTGCTCTTTTAGGattactttcagcacaacaacaacgtctccCTCCTGTCGGAAAGCGGTCACGACACGCTCATCGggaaaccgcaatgcattgtgggcctttcgggcaactgaaaagtgtgtttacgccggcAGCTTGCgtgatgctgctcttgtgttctgttgttttgtttgaacaagTTAAAACACGGTGCCgacgtgctgtgtcgttaactgacGCAATCGTCCACAcgatcgcttcggtaaaacaaacgatcgggtcagtttcttttctcatttcctacgtgcACGCAAACCCAAGGACGTCGGATCCGTGAGCTAACGAGGGGACGCCGAATGGCCTGGagagcagccgtgagacgaccagACATGCTGTCAACACAATCACCcgacatgttggtgtgttcacggcatttcACACcggtgttggtggtgtttttctgaagaCAAAATGGATGGCTGCTTATTTGTGTTTATCCTAAACATGTCACTGATACGTCAGGCACAGGTAaacctcctcacctgctacCTGCTCAtgtggtgacaaacaccagacccgcactttacaaagaaagttaataaaactgtgCCTGAGTTTCTTTCTCcatgataataaataatgatcatgataataataaatattgtagttcgGTAGCAacatatgaaactatattccaactactttaattgagaCGTAAGAAGTCAACTGTGAGATCATGTGCCGTTTACTCAAGCagtaatgtctgaacacttcttgttttaaagtcttttcagtttattacaaacatacAACAGGAGATTTtatcatatatacacacacatatatacacatatatatgtatatatatatatattaatttattttggaatgatattcctctgtttttgttctgtatgtttaaaaatgtgtaaaagtaaTCTAAAGTGTTCACTTTAGATCGCGGGCCGATCTAAAGTGAACACTTTAGATTACTTTTTGGCCCCCTgtgcaactgagtttgacacccctgacTTAAGCTGTAAAAAtacttcatttcctgtcctgcAGTCAGACCATAAGTTCCGTGAAATATGATCAGCAAAATGTCCGTAAGCACgaaaagtaaaagcacagctgcttttaatatttattgtATTAAATGACAGACCTGAATCTGACAGACCTGCACCTGACAGACCTGAATGTGACAGACCTGCACCTGACAGACGTGTACCTGACAGACCTGCACCTGACAGACGTGTACCTGACAGACCTGCACCTGACAGACGTGTACCTGACAGACCTACACCTGACAGACGTGTACCTGACAGACCTGCACCTGACAGACGTGCACCTGACAGACCTGCACCTGACAGACCTGCACCTGACAGACGTGTACCTGACAGACCTGCACCTGACAGACCTGCACCTGACAGACGTGTACCTGACAGACCTGCACCTGACAGACGTGTACCTGACAGACCTGCACCTGACAGACGTGCACCTGACAGACCTGCACCTGACAGACCTGAATGTGACAGACCTGCACCTGACAGACCTGCACCTGACAGACGAGATGATGGCACTGATTTAAATCCTCCTTCAGGGCTACACCGACGAGCCCATAACGAAGATCCTGTCTCACGTCGAAGACGGAAACGTCGTCCAACTGGACCGATGGAACCTGAACGTGGAGCCGAACCCCGAGGCCCGACCGGAGGACAGGGACGAACATCAGACAGATAAGGTCAGTCAGTTACCAAGGACCCGATGGAGTCCGTTCAGAAACGTAGCCTGTGCGAAGCCCTTTAAACTCCAGCTGGCTGATGATTCCTGCTCTTCCTCAGCTTCCCATCGACGTCTTCAACAACTACTTCAGCCTGGGCTTCGACGCTCACGTCACACTGGGCTTCCACGAATCCAGAGGTCAGTCCTGTCACACAGACGGTGACGCTGAAAACAAGCTTTtctgataaaacagaaatcGTCTTACGTGGTCAACATTTGTAAAATGTCCACCACCAAACCTGCGGAGCCTCACTGTGTTCTGTGAGTCCTGCTGAGTTTGTCCTCTGCTGGTCTGAGAAACCGGTCGAGTCCAGCTCTGCCGTGGTTTTGCTCGGATGATGCGACTTGTTATTCAAATCTCTTCAGGCAACACGAGAAAGTTTCAAAAGGTCAAACGTTTGTGCTGCTTGTCTTTTCAGAGGCAAACCCAGAGAAGTTTAACAGCCGGTTTAAGAATAAGATGTTCTATGCAGGGGTAAGTGTGACCTCCCTCACCTGTGCTGCTCACCTTGTACACCTCGAAGTGTTCATAacgtacctgtgtgtgtgtgtgtgtgtgtttcagacagcCTTCTCAGATTTCCTGAGCGGGAGCTCAAAAGACCTCGCAAAGCACATCAAAGTGGTGGTGAGTGGAAGACAAACTGTCACCTCGAGTGTCCCTTTAATGAGGAAAAATTAGTTTCTTTCCTAAACCAGAAGATAATTTGCTGAAAGCGTATCAGTCACAGTCGGACATGAGGGGTCCTGTCCACAGTGTAGCAGTATGAGCAGCAGGTTCGGAGCCTCTGAGTGGTCTCTGACATGCTCAGCCTCGACGCTGCCTCTCCGGCAGAGTACTACAGAGTACTGTGTATACGGTGCGTGTACGAGTACGAGTCCTGACTGTGTTTCGTCCTCCTCAGTGTGACGGGACGGACCTGACGGCCAAAGTCCAGGAGATGAAGCTACAGTGTCTGCTCTTCCTGAACATCCCCAGGTATGCCGACAAAAGCCTTCTAAGATCTGTCGCTTCAGTACGTTAAATCACACgagcaaatgaaacaagttCACCTGTCTGGCGTGCTGCAGGTACTGTGCCGGCACCACGCCGTGGGGTCACCCCGGTGAGCATCAGGACTTCGAACCGCAGCGGCACGACGACGGCTGCATCGAGGTCATCGGCTTCACCATGACGTCTCTGGTGAGCTCAGATGCTGTTACACGCTGGAATGGGATGTCGCATTTTACCGAGCCAATCATAGCGGGCGTTCAGCTCGACCTGTCGCTGACCCCTGGCTGTTTGTGTCCAGGCCACGCTGCAGGTGGGCGGTCACGGCGAGCGGCTCCATCAGTGTAAAGAAGTGACCCTCACCACCTCCAAGTCCATCCCCATGCAGGTGGATGGAGAGCCCTGCAAGCTGGCTCCATCCATCATCCACATCAGCCTGAGGAACCAGGCCAACATGGTGCAGAAGGCCAAGAGGAGGATCTCCATGCCCCACCTCAACGAGTACGAACACACCCAGAACTGCAgtacacatacactcactgcTGCTCAGATCCTTCACTGAAGGAAAAGTACTAATagcacactgtgaaaatactccactacAAGACAAATAGTTTCAGCACAGTACTTGTACAGTAATTGTACTTACtgtagttactttccaccactgcaggGGGCGCCAACTTTCTGAACtctgtgaatttatttttctgtgtgtgtgtgtgtagtcagcAGCCCGTCCCTGAGAAGCTGCAGATCACAGTGAACCGGATCAGCATGGCAGCGTATGAGGCTCTGCACTACGACAAGGACCAGCTGAAGGAGGCCTGTGAGTCCCTGAAGGATCAACTGAGACCTGATCAATAATGTGCTCAATATCaataatcaatcagtcagtcagcgTAAGTGCAGGTTTGCGCTCACGTCTGCCAGGTGGTCATCAGCCTGTTGATGTTCACTTAATCTCACTTCGCCTCAGCTGATGTCGTGTGTAAATTTGTACGTTGAACCTGCACGTCCTCACGCGGTTCTCAAAGCTTTGGTGTCGTGACTTTGACCTCGAGCTGTCGTCCATGTCTGCAGCCACGCCTCTGGGGGTGATCACCGTCCCCGGGGACAGCGACCTGGAGACCTGCCGCCTGCTCATCGAGCGTCTGCACGACGACCTGGACCAGGTACACCAACTGTACACCTGCTGTAAACACCTGAAatccacagctgcagcagagacgCGTGTCAGGGTGGACCAGAGTGTTCAGCCATTAATCTGTTCACTTAATGTCCAGAGGTGGAGACACGCTCACCGAGTCTCTGCTCGTCCTGACACCAACCGTCCCATGTGTCTCATGTGTCTCatgtgtctctctgctctcccaggactgtgaggagatgaaGGGGGAGTGTCTGTCCTCACAGCGCCTGTCCACCAAATGGTGTTTCCTCGACTGtaagtccacacacacactcacatacgcacgcacacgcacacctGAGCCTGACACCTGATCTTTGTCTTCCAGGTACGACCGCAGATCGCTTCTACAGGATCGACCGAGCTCAGGTCTGACTCCTGCACCCTGACAGGAAGGGCAGAAACTGAATGGAATCCAGCCGATGTTtactttttacctttttataaCGAATTGTAACTTTTTTAGAAAGAggagtaaaataaacaaacaaacaagcaaagagataaataaataaataagatccTGTCATCCAGAATTTCTTCCAGCTGACTGATCCatcaataaagaaataaaacaaattaaaagttatTAATAAGTAACTGAAGAGAACGAACACAGAACCTGAACCaggtgtcctcctcctcctgcaggagcaCCTGAACTACGTGACCGAGATCTCTCAGGAGGAGCTCTACATCCTGGACCCGGAGCTGGTTGTCAAGGAGACGGTGGGCACCTCCCCCGGCATGCCTGACCTGGTGGACTCTGAGGAGCACCAGGACCAGAAGAGACAGTTCGCCTTCccctgctccccctcctccccgtCCTGCTCAGCCGCTCCGAGGTGAGAACCAGGACCCGACCTTCAGTCCACCAgcatcagacacacacttatCAGCCACTGAGGcaggtttagtttagttttaatgCAAACGTCACACATTTGTTCAGCACGAATAAGGACACAACCACAGTGATGTCCATGTGAGCTGAGCGCCTCCTGCTGGCTAAAGCAGGTCCTGCAGTGTCCTGACGACCACACGTCCAGTTTGACCTCTTTAGTTTGTCCTTTAACTGACTGAACTCCTGCTGCCTGAGTCGGCAGCctgatgaggaggagcagcagctctgaacgtgtgtgtgtgtgtgtgtgtgtgtgtgtgtgtgtgtgtgtgtgtgttttccagggTGAGAGACTTTCAGAGGAAGAGGATTTCCAGCGACAGCTCAGTGCCTGACGCTTTGTCCCAGAGCTCGTCGAAGACTGTCCTCTGCAGgtaacatcacacacacacacacacacacacacactttctcctgCCCTAAACTTTCTTATTAGAAGttttgtaaaactgtaaaacgaGAGTTTGGCTGAAGTTTGCTGTTTGTagcaaagcaacacattttaaagagaacaaacaggaagACCTGTCTTTGTCATTAAAATCTCATCGGGGATCGATGTTTGATCGATGATGTTTTTAGGGGGACTCATATTGATTATTGGTAATGAAGATCAATAGAAATCAATAACCCATACTGAGGACTGATGTACTGAACATTTGTAGTAAACAAAAAGTGTTAAAGCTGTCACAGTGATGGAATCTGATTTGAGTACATTTTACTCAAGTGCAACACTGAAGTACAcctttgaggtacttgtacttgagtatttccatttccttcTACTCTACTATATTTTGGAGGTaactgttgtactttttactccgTGATATTCACTTCgtgtttgctttttaaattcagattCATACAAAATagacatattatatatatatatatattttactatGATGAATAATTACTTTCAGATTATTTTCAGATGAGCTAAATATCCAATCCAGCGATCAATAACTTAGTACTAAAGCTGTGAATGCAGTGAAGTGGAAAGTACAGCGTTTTCCTACTGAGGTGTAGTACAGTAGAGTTATGACGTAGAAGTACTCAGTACTTGTAAGTGTATTTAAGTGAAGTACTTGAGTCCTTTTTCCCGGCTGACCTTTTCGTGTCAAACTGATCACAGTAAATTGATCAGAATTTCATTACTTCAGTCGATCAGAAGGTGAGTTTGCCTCATCGCGTCATCAGTCATGTGTTCATAcgtttgtgcacacacacacacgtctgccTGTCAGCCTTGAAGTACTTCATGGTACCACCTGCTCTAGTACTGCCCACATGTTACGTCCATGTCCATGAAGCTGTCTCATGTCCATCTTGTCCTCGCTGTCTCTCATATGTGATCCAAAGGAGAGGAGCAAAGATCCTCAATGTCCACCGCTCCAACACCACCGCCGCCGATTTCAGGCCCACCATTAGGtacggggtgtgtgtgtgtgtgtgtgtgtgtgtgtgtgtgtgtgtgtgacctcatATCTGACCTGTGATTTGCCTTCTCTCCGTCTCTTGTCCCTCGGACAGTTCGTCCACGACGACCTCACGTGACCCTGAGAAAGGTAAaactttgttgtgttgttccTCCCAAAGTAAACGCAGTTTTTCCAGGTTGTTTAAGTCTTTAGATAAGATTCTGCTGAAAGTCTACACATCAAGCAAACTTTAACGCTTTgtgtgcaaaatgaaaagagagaagccGGAGTTTACTGATGTGAGCGGCTGCtttgttgttaaaatgacaaaaatatcagcagaagaggaaaacatgaagTCATGTTCCCAACACGAGGCTCGGGGGCCCTCCCAGGGCCGCAGGATGAATCTGAGGGGTCAGGACAGAACGAGACAAGAACATTTTACTGCCCAGAGTCTCGTTTTGTAGTTtatataatgttttaaaacGTTCttctgatttttgctttttgatcTTGGAAAACTCAAACTATAAAGTCAGAATTCACTCCTGACTGAACAGCTTCAACTGTTGTTGTTTGCGTTGCGAGTTTTTCCCGCCGTCAGCTTTGGTTTTGATTTGTCACTCAGTGTGgaaatttattttctgctgtgcaGACGCAGAGTTGATCAGCTGCATCAAGACTGAAGACCTgaacagagtgagtgtgtgaactCACTGAAACTCTTTGGTTCTCTTGTTCAGTTTGTTGCTGCTGGAGTGAACTTTTATTTAATGCTGTGAAACTGAGACTGACGGCTGAACTGCTTGTCTCTTCGTCTGTCCGTCTGTGTCGTTGTGTAGCTGAAGCAGCTCCACCAGCAGGCGGCGGACATCCTACTGCAGGACGCCGCCGGCTGCACGCTGCTGCATCACGCCGTGGAGGCCGGCAGCAAAGAAATCCTCAAGTACCTCATCGACAACGGtgagagaagctgctgctgccgaAAGACGTCCAGCAGAGCtcgaacacacacagaaacacacacaggaagggGAGTGTGTGGCTAAACGACCTCACTTCCTGTTAGGACAGCTCAGACACCATTCTGTGGATTTAATCTCAGAAATCTCTCTCATATTGTACCAATGATCAGGCCCCTAATGAAGGAACTACTGACCCTCTATGAGCCTGGGCGCCCTCGTAGATCAGCTTTTTTAACACTGAGACccttaaatgtttcattttgatttcagtttcCGAGATACCCAAAGcaaagaaaacttttgtttgCGGACTTATTTCACTGGCAGAgaaacagcttttcttttttctttttctgatgtgtttgaAATCATTCTGATCAGTTGTGTTTGtagaaaaatgtgacaaaccCTCAGTGAAGTCTGGCGCAGTCGATTTTTGAGTCGTCCTTAGCTCAGATTTGTTCGGCCTGCGTTGCTGTCTGTCACCACTGGGGGGCGCCAGCAGTCCCATAAGAACTCACAAAGTCCTGAGGGCTCAAGTGTCTCCAGTGTCCACCTGGATTTTAATTTGATTCTGGAGACAACAGCTTCACTGACTTACTGCTTGATGTTTATGAGTGTGCTTTTCGTTCAGAGTGCCGTCACTTTGATGCGACGTGAGGTTCACGATTAGACCCGTAAAACAAGACTTCAGGACACCCCGTCAGTATCAGAAATCCAACAATATAAAGTTAATCTCTCTTATAATACATGCATCATCTGAATCTTTCCATAACGTGTAAGCATCAGAATAGTTCCTGTGTGGTTCCTTTGAGCCGCCGGGCTGAGCGAGCCTGTCCATGAAGCGCTTTCAGTTCTGTCACTTCCTCCACACTGTTTATGATGAGATGTGTTTTGTTCCTGTCTTCTTACCTTTAGTGCCCACATCCCACCTGGACATCACGGAGAGAGAGACGTGAGTCGCGCTCTCTGTCCTGCTTTGAAATGACTATAAACTTTATCAAACCACGAGTGTTATTGACGTTGGTGTCGTGCGTTTCAGAGGCGAGACGGCGCTCCATAAAGCCGCCTCCTCCTGTCAGAGGACTATCTGTCACTACCTGGTGGAGGCTGGGGCTTCGCTCATGAAGACCGACCTGCAGGTGAACCATCACTCACCTGTAACACACGTGTTCACACTGAGCAACACGCTCATCTGTCAGGTGGAGTGTGACAGAGCTTAGCAGGCTAACAGATCCAGGACCAGTTTGTCCATTGAGGTGACTGAGGCCAAACTGGTAACTGGAACTTCAGCAGATAAAACCCACCAATGGGGCGAATGTTGGATTCTCTTTGTATTACAGAATTtgattaaagagtttggtctcgacctgctctaactggaaagtgtcatcagatgacttttgttgtgaattggcgccatataaatgaactgaattgaaattgaactgaattaatgtCAAAGTAAGAGAGTGATCAGCAGTGgcggtcctagcctgaatggcgcCTTGGGCGAGCAGCCCCCCCGGCTCACGCTcccaccaacccaaagagaacaacgggtgaaaagtatatgtataaactttattaagataaaaatacaataaaacaaactaaacaaccaatttaaagtgcacaaccataaatatatgcaatatatatattgtttttacagtgctttagaaataaagctgaattgaattgaattgaaagaaaatacacatttcatatcacaagcatagaaaagcacaacaaagaaataaggataactgaatataaataacaacaataaaaacacaagtcaaaatacacaaatccttcacacacacagaactaaaacatctcccattaggaaaaacaaatctgatgccacctaactCGGCCctcatgctgtctgtcagagctgatgtccagtctgcagggtctgttgaaagaggctcttctCCAGCGGAAGatgaactttgtttttttatgtttttattttggtgggCGGGGCGGAGGTCCTCACTGCCCAAttcgcccatatgagaaaccgctACTGGTGGTCAGATTAGTCAAAGTAAGCTAATGTAATGCTAACAAAGCTCACAGGAACAACATGCTAAGTCTTAGCAGGTGTAATATGAAACACGTTCACCACCTTTGTTTAGCATGTtgacatgctaatgttagcaaaccgtcagtaaacacaaagtgcagctgaggctgatgggaatgtctttTGTTCTGCAGGTATTTGTGTTGTGCACGTCACAAACTCACGTTACAGGTCATCCTGACGTGACGGTCCGAACCACATTTCATCACAATCCACCCAGCAGCCGCGGAGGACAGACATGAGCATCTGTGCCGCTGGCGTGACTTTATCGTTAAGTTGAACCACGACTGTGTTTTACTTTATGagactgtaatgtaatgtgcGTTTTCTGGAGGTTTTTCTGAACCAGTTCTTAAAGCGAAAACAGAGAGAAGCCGCCATGTTTAAAGTCTCAGAGGAGAGAAACGCTCGGTGGCGGCAGCTTCCTGCCGGACAGGCCCGTTTTGGGAGCCGTTCTCAGGCACAGCGGCGGCCACCAGCCCGGACCGTCCCAGCACGCTTTAAATGGATCTCCTGCGGTATTTGACCCACTTCTGTAAAGTGATTAATGCTGTGCGTCACCGAGGAACGAAGCGCCGCAGGAGCCCCGGCCTCGCTCCGACACACACAAAGGCCGCGGCGCACCGTTGCCATGGTGAAGCCTGCGGTAACAGGAAGCAGCCCGTCATCTGAGAGGCTTTTTCTCCCCTCCAGCAAATGAAAGcagttcatgtgtgtgttagtgtgtaaaTTGTTGGTGTGAAGCCGAGATTCAGTGCAGGGTTCGAGAGGAGCTGCTTTATTGTTCTGTGCTGGTCCATTGGCCGATCGCAAAGTCTTAGCTGGGTTAGCTGGTTACCCTTCAGATTGAGATTTAGAGCTAAAGTAGTGCATTTTGAAATGAGTTTATCAATAATCATattgaaagaaaagctgattGTGATGATCTGCAAAAAGGCTGAATGTCAGATCCCACGATCAGCAGTGCAGTTTCTACATGCGTGTAAATACATGTACAATTCACTTTTGCTATAGGGACTACATTTAATGTCATACACTTTGAGAGTCTGGGAGACTCTCACTTTTgccaaagtaatattttaacatgatatttttgcttttactcAAGTATGACTTTG
This is a stretch of genomic DNA from Scatophagus argus isolate fScaArg1 chromosome 7, fScaArg1.pri, whole genome shotgun sequence. It encodes these proteins:
- the dgkzb gene encoding diacylglycerol kinase zeta translates to MDTFFRRRFKRKEAPVQVDAEPKTCCQRRPSVAVPTSKARRRSSVGLPSSTLTQRRRSSVQLPGGLPCAGGGRLAKTSRHTRWAGYTRRRSSTTTPNLNPRFAVCRKKVGKLRTIDTHLLGPSMLLASLIQMAEEDEEDVGAGLPAGEQQVEVRGGANNGRMFSRSSSLHSDGDDDDGTDYSTAKDSQSEDGELSEVEQLAEEDNDSSWSADQSFSSSTTPSSSALEVMRKTPQPPSTSRPLIRPPRCLRRNSSQVWAGDSAPYSRYRASSHRRRRRISTISKAGSPWPGRGPPLPNRKTSVYYLNHPAFCRGPGALSPAGAYGSDSYLESWSSFLLKAMAKSGLQHVAAQPSVSACQLQEPSSTVDWTDNAQFGDHIWFETSGSGDFCYVGEQYCIAKSLQKSVARKKCAGCKISVHTMCMEQLEKINFRCKPSFREPGSRAVRESNVVRHHWVHRRRQTGKCRQCGKGFQQKFSFHSKEIVAISCSWCKQAYHNKVTCFMLQQIEECCSLGAHAAVIVPPTWIIRVRRAQTSLKSSKKKKRTSLKCNKSSKKGAELQDGRWKPFLVKPLPSQLMKPLLVFVNPKSGGNQGAKIIQSFMWYLNPRQVFDLTKGGPREGLELYAKVPNLRILACGGDGTVGWILSVLDQLKLRPQPAVAILPLGTGNDLARTLNWGGGYTDEPITKILSHVEDGNVVQLDRWNLNVEPNPEARPEDRDEHQTDKLPIDVFNNYFSLGFDAHVTLGFHESREANPEKFNSRFKNKMFYAGTAFSDFLSGSSKDLAKHIKVVCDGTDLTAKVQEMKLQCLLFLNIPRYCAGTTPWGHPGEHQDFEPQRHDDGCIEVIGFTMTSLATLQVGGHGERLHQCKEVTLTTSKSIPMQVDGEPCKLAPSIIHISLRNQANMVQKAKRRISMPHLNDQQPVPEKLQITVNRISMAAYEALHYDKDQLKEASTPLGVITVPGDSDLETCRLLIERLHDDLDQDCEEMKGECLSSQRLSTKWCFLDCTTADRFYRIDRAQEHLNYVTEISQEELYILDPELVVKETVGTSPGMPDLVDSEEHQDQKRQFAFPCSPSSPSCSAAPRVRDFQRKRISSDSSVPDALSQSSSKTVLCRRGAKILNVHRSNTTAADFRPTISSSTTTSRDPEKDAELISCIKTEDLNRLKQLHQQAADILLQDAAGCTLLHHAVEAGSKEILKYLIDNVPTSHLDITERETGETALHKAASSCQRTICHYLVEAGASLMKTDLQGETPKQRAEKASDQELAEYLENRQHYQMIQREDHETAV